A genomic segment from Panulirus ornatus isolate Po-2019 chromosome 20, ASM3632096v1, whole genome shotgun sequence encodes:
- the LOC139755776 gene encoding uncharacterized protein, producing MTTSDATVPSTSQHETSGSPRSVKFLISDLIEVFNDVDLATAGKVLLLTVGALLIYDLLVYFLASTSSRKRLLVTPWLVQIMANSWDDLGQRGAFARSYDAVGPVLKSLANTAAKYESRWEKSRLP from the exons ATGACAACCTCTGACGCAACGGTTCCCTCAACCAGCCAACACGAGACATCAGGATCACCCCGAAGTGTGAAGTTCCTCATCTCGGACCTGATCGAAGTCTTCAACGACGTCGATCTCGCCACCGCCGGGAAGGTCCTCCTCCTGACAGTAGGTGCTCTGCTCATCTACGACCTGCTGGTGTACTTCTTAGCCTCGACGTCGAGCAGGAAGAGGCTGCTGGTGACGCCATGGCTGGTCCAGATTATGGCGAACTCCTGGGACGACTTGGGACAACGTGGAGCTTTTGCCAG ATCCTACGACGCTGTGGGTCCGGTGCTGAAGTCCCTGGCGAACACGGCCGCCAAGTACGAGAGCAGGTGGGAGAAGAGCAGACTCCCGTAG
- the LOC139755777 gene encoding uncharacterized protein, giving the protein MPSTVAVTAAPVASSLMYQVDQSLRTLGFDLKSLVKSFDLQTVGLLTLLVVVGIFLFDFLNYGYSSYYGDTSTYTSYGRSLVTTAAKIWDQRDELGVNPYVRGGRGLDSMTQILDSLADAVLKYEEYESNDVDRTRESKDL; this is encoded by the exons ATGCCCTCCACCGTGGCAGTCACCGCAGCGCCTGTCGCAAGCTCCCTCATGTACCAGGTCGACCAGAGTCTTCGCACCTTGGGCTTCGACCTCAAGAGTCTGGTCAAGTCCTTCGACCTCCAGACGGTGGGTCTCCTGACCCTCCTGGTGGTAGTGGGAATCTTCCTCTTCGACTTCCTCAACTACGGGTACTCATCCTACTACGGAGacacctccacctacacctcctACGGCAGGAGTCTGGTCACCACAGCTGCCAAGATCTGGGACCAGAGAGACGAGCTGGGAGTTAACCCTTACGTCCGCGGAGG TCGTGGTCTGGATTCCATGACGCAGATTCTGGACTCCCTGGCCGACGCTGTCCTCAAGTACGAGGAATACGAGAGCAATGATGTCGACCGGACTAGGGAGAGTAAGGATCTCTAG